A section of the Callospermophilus lateralis isolate mCalLat2 chromosome 16, mCalLat2.hap1, whole genome shotgun sequence genome encodes:
- the Uqcrb gene encoding cytochrome b-c1 complex subunit 7, with protein MASRPAVAASGRWLEGIRKWYYNAAGFNKLGLMRDDTIYEDEDVKEAIRRLPENLYNDRMFRIKRALDLTMRQQILPKEQWTKYEEDKFYLEPYLKEVIRERKEREEWEKK; from the exons ATGGCTTCAAGGCCTGCTG TTGCAGCATCAGGCCGGTGGCTGGAAGGTATTCGAAAATGGTATTATAATGCTGCAGGATTCAATAAACTAG ggTTAATGCGAGATGATACGATATATGAGGATGAAGATGTAAAAGAAGCCATAAGAAGGCTTCCTGAGAACCTTTATAATGACAGGATGTTTCGCATTAAGAGAGCACTGGACCTGACCATGAGGCAACAGATCTTGCCTAAAGAGCAGTGGACAAAATATGAGGAG gataaattctATCTTGAACCATATCTCAAAGAGGTTATtcgggaaagaaaagaaagagaagaatgggaaaaaaagtgA